The genomic stretch AAGCTTGCTCTGCGCTTTCAAATCTTACTTCAGATAGTTCAGTAGCAATGCAACTTATGAAATCTGATATCATGCAACCTATTGAGAGAGTGCTGAAATCCACTGGGTCAAAGGAAGTTATCTCTGTCTTACAAGTTATGGTCAAGTTAGCTTTTACATCGGATATTGTAGCTCAGAAAATGCTGACAAAAGATATTTTGAAGTCGCTGAAGTTATTGTGTGCTCACAAGAATCCTGAGGCAAGCTTCACTAGTTTTCTTTTACGTGCGTAGTTTTACATCATCTCTCGCCAATGGTTTTGCTCAAAGTGAAGGTTTTTCTCCGTTAGGTCCAAAGGTTGGCGTTGTTTGCTATTGGAAATTTCGCCTTTTGTTTGGAAAATCGCCGTGCACTTGTCACGTCAGAAAGTCTGCATGAACTTCTTCTGAGACTAACAACTGCACCTGAGCCAGGTGTATGTAAAGCTGCAGCCCGTGCTTTGGCAATATTAGGTGCGTTCTTGCAAGAATATTTCAATGATGTAACATAGATTCGGGCAGGGAGTCTTACATCTCTCACATTTTTCATTGTAGGGGAGAATGAGATTCTGCGCCGTGCTATAAGAGGAAGACAGATTCCCAAGCGAGGATTACGCATACTTACAATGGATGGTGGTGGAATGAAGGGATTGGCGACGGTTAAGATGCTAAAAGAAATTGAGAAGGGTACTGGAAAACAAATTCATGAGCTTTTTGACCTTATCTGTGGAACATCCACAGGCGGTATGCTTGCTGTTGCTCTTGGAATAAAATCAATGTCATTGGAAAAGTGTGAAGAAATATACAAAGAACTTGGTAGCTTTTCTTTCTTCCACAAGGAGCCTAAATATTCTTTTCACCCCCAACCATTTtctatcattattattttcctTCTCTCATATAATTACTGTTTATCTCATTTTTCAAGGGAAACTCGTGTTTGCTGAACCTGTTTTTAAGGAAAATGAAGCAGCAACATGGAGAGAAAAACTGGATCAACTGTACAAGAGCTCATCACAGAGTTTCCGTGTTGTAGTTCATGGATCTAAAGTATGTTATACTGCTGTTCTCTTCTAGTCCGTTCCTCTAATTTTTTGCACATCATACTTTTTGGCTATTCAGCTATTGTTTTTTAAACTTAAGTACAGTGTATTGTACTTCAAGAAAGTATGTTGTTCTGCTGTAAGTCTCTCTTCTGGTTCTTCATTTTGCTAAATTTTCCACAAATAACCATTTGGAAACTTCTTGATAAGCGGTGTTTCAAATTACAAGTGAGTGTGACTGTGTGAGCAATTGTGGGTATGAAAGTGGAGTTGAAAGGGAATGGATATGGACTCCATGCCCCTATTTGTGAGCTAGTCCATTCATACTCTTGGGGAATGGAACTGGTGGTGGTTGAATTATTACCCACACCAAGCGATCCTCATTTGTCATTCTATTCATGGTCTCCCATACCTCAGTACCGAGTACCCTTTAGAATTCATCATGTCCGTATGTATTAACTTGGTTCTTCTTCCAGCACAGTGCAGATCAGTTCGAAAAACTGCTGAAGGAGATGTGTGCTGAAGAGGATGGAGATCTCCTAATAGAATCAGCTGTTAAAAAGGTCCCCAAGGTTTTTGTAGTGTCTACTCTGGTCAGTGTTGCACCAGCTCAGCCATTTATATTTCGAAATTACCAGGTTTTGTGCTTTCCATTTTGTAGCTGTTAATGGTTGTTCTTGTGCCTGAGGGAATTCTTTTGGTTGCCTTATATTGACATAACAAATATTTTCTGAATCCCAGTACCCTGTTGGAACACCAGAGCTTTCTTTTGCAGTTTCTGAGAACTTGATAAATGGAGGACAAGGAGTTGCAACTACTGGAGCTCAGGTTGGATACAAAAGAAATGCTTATATTGGAAGCTGCAAGCATCTAGTATGGCAGGCCATAAGAGCGTCGTCTGCGGCACCATATTATTTAGATGATTTCTCTGATggtaatttccttttttgtggTTTCTAGGATATCTTATTGGCTATTTTGTCCATATTATAGATGGATCTCAAGGGAAGCTttcattttccttattttttgaaatttttatgcTACAGGTATATATCGCTGGCAAGATGGGGCAATTGTAGCTAATAACCCTACAATTTTTGCAATACGAGAAGCACAACTTTTGTGGCCTGATTTGAAAATAGATTGTTTAGTTTCAATTGGCTGTGGGTCTGTTCCAACAAAGGTATCAAAGGACTCACTATTTTGCTTCAGATACTGATAAGGATATCCCCCTCTCCCATCTCTTTACCTAGCCCAATGTCATATTGCCTTGCTGTTTCCTATGGGTTCTTCTGTCAGAATGGTTTTTGTTTCCATTGTGGTGGTTGAGTTATATATTATGATTTAGAAATGTTTCCTTCCCAGCTATCGGTATTCAGATCTCTGTTTTTCTATCCTGTCAGGTTCGCAAAGGCGGCTGGCGTTATTTGGACACTGGACAAGTGTTGATTGAGAGTGCTTGTTCTGTTGACCGCGTAGAGGAAGCTTTAACTACACTGCTTCCTATGCTGCCAGATGTACAATATTTTCGATTCAATCCAGGTAAAGTTTTAACTGAAGCTTTATAGTGCTTGGCTGCAGTAAGGATTATGAGGCAAACTTGTATTTCCTGCATAACAGTTGAAATGTTTTCTTTAAACAATATGAGTATAGATTTTTGACATAAATATATGTCCTCAACTCTTTGCCTAAAGTGCATAAGTCTATTGTATATTAGCACTAGATAAATTAGATCTATGATGGTTCAGGAAAAATACATAATGAATTAAATGCAAATAGCTTGTAGCTTTCCAGTTGCTACATTGCCACTACAGTGTTAAGAAGGATGCGTGGATAGATTGAATTAAACGAGTTCTGGATAGGCTGCAGACAAAAGAGATGTGAAATGTTCTAGAATTAGACGAATTAGAAGCAAAGGTTCCTGATTCATGTCAAGGCTAGTTATGGATCCATCCTTCCTACTGATGTTTGAATTATCTGAGGAAAGCATATATATTTCTTACAGGAGTAAGCTCCACTTATTTGCTTAATATTTATCTCTAAAGTATCATTGATTGTGCAGTTGATGAACGTTGTGATATGGAACTTGATGAGACTGATCCAGCAATCTGGTTGAAGTTAGAGGGTGCTACAGAGGAGTACATCAAGAATAATTCTATGGCATTCAAGAATCTTGCTGAAAGATTGCTCGAGAGTACGCTTGATGATAAATTCCCAGATAGTGTCAAGTCTCAGCTCAGAGCAAAGGGTACTAGTCTCCTTTTAACTCTGAATCATTCTTCAGTTTCTTCAACTTTTGAATTCTTTCTGAAAATGATAGAGCTGGTTTTTTGTATGTGATAGTGTCAAATGACAACACTGCCTGTTTGGGCTGGAGACGTGGCGTACTTCTTATAGAGGCGTCCAATAGTCCAGATTCTGGTAGAGTTTTTCATCATGCACGCTCACTTGAGACATTTTGTGCTAATAATGGAATAAGATTATCACTTGTCAATGGGGCATTTGGGACCATCAAGGCTGCTTCAGGATCTGCATTTCCAACTCCATTTATATCACCCTTGTTTACTGGAAGCTTCCCATCAACTCCTCTAGTTTACAGTCCCGACACTGGCACCCAGCGGGGGGGTAGAATTGATTTAGTCCCACCTTTGAGCTTAGATGGACTTCATTCTGCAAAATCAACTGCTTCATCCCCCGAGTCTCCCCCTAAGAGGAGGCAGCTTGCTATGCCTATTCTATCCTTGCATGAGAAAATACAAAATTCACTACAGGTAGGCGTAGTTCATTTGGCACTGCAAAATGACACACAAGGCTCCATTTTATGGTATATTTTATAACCCATCATTGCTTCTTTATTTAGGTTCTCATCTTGTTGGATTCATTATTAATGACtttaattttcttctttttaaatTAGTTGGCAGAATGATGTATTTGTGGTAGCAGAACCCGGAGAATTAGCAGAGAAGTTTCTGCAGAATGTGAAATACAGCTTGCTATCAATGATGAAGGGACGGAAGAGGAAGTATACATCAGTAATTACCAACATCTCAACAGTTGCTGATCTTGTTTCTTGCAGGCCATATTTCCAGATTGGGGGTGTGGTCCACAGATATATAGGGCGCCAAACACAGGTATCTGTCCACTGCTTCTTTGTACtgataaataattgaattttctCACATTGGATGAAAGTGTTGATATGTCATAATATTGTGAAGGTCATGGAAGACGATCAAGAAATTGGTGCTTACATGTTCCGCCGAACTGTTCCATCCATGCACTTGACTCCAGAAGATGTCCGATGTATGGTATGTGCATAAATCTTGTCTCTTATTGTAGCATAATAATATACAGCTTGATAACGggtaataaaaattgaaattgatttGTTTATCTAGACTGCCTTTGGTAATTGGAGGTTGATAATGCAAAATaagaatttttaatattattatacgTTCTTGTTCTTTCTCCCCAGAGCTTGTAAGCCTATAAGGTGTTTGATCACTTAATTGTCAAATTTTCCTTGGTAAAATCATATAAAAAGTTATTGGATCCAAATAAACTCTTGAACTTTAAAAATCAGTTCATTTGGAGTCTTGGATCCTCCATTAGCCCTCCAAAATTCAACATTGTCTAGACGAGGTCGTCCAGCAAAGTGAATGAGCTCATCTGTGAGAAGACTATGGAGATTACTTAGTGATGCTGACTCGTTTATCTTGCAGGTTGGATCTTGGAGGGACAGAATTATAATTTTCACAGGAATACATGGTCCGACACGAGCTATGACGAAAGCATTCCTTGATTCTGGTGCCAAAGCTGTGATATGCCCTTCTTCCGAGCCTGAAGAGTTGCAGCTGACATCATTTTACGGGGCAGGTGAGTTTAGTAGTTACGAGAATGGGAAGTTTGAGATAGGATACGAGGAGGGAGAAGACGAAGACCCTGAACCTTCGAGTCCAGTAAGTGACTGGGAAGACAGCGAACCTGATAAAAATGGGGAGCCGCCAACGAGTTTATGGGATGACGATGAGAAGGAactgagtcaatttgtaagcaGGCTATACGAATCAATGTTTCAAGGTGGTGCAAGAGTGGATGTCGCTCTAAAGCGTGTACTTGCGTCACATAAGAGCCTCAGATATTCGTGCCACCTCTCGAGCAAACCGTAGATGGGAGAGGGTACTGTTCTGTGACTTGTTGTTGGCCGTCCGAGGTATCCACTCCCGTCGTTTTTGTAATACTATGTACTTGTACATACTCAACTATATTAGAGGAGAAAAATATTATAAGAGGAAAATAGACAGCAAATTATAGGAGAAATAAACAGAGGAAATACACATTTTTGAgttatactactaataaaattttatatagagCTGACTTTTTGTTTTGTCAAGGGAGATAGTATCTCATAGTTTGTAGGGAATGGGTGTAAGCTTATTTTGTTACCGTGTAAGcagtatttttttttggaacatGATAAAAGATGGTAGTGTTATTATCTTATTACTTACTATTTGAAAGCTATTGCAAAATATGACACCACACTTACTGGTTACGTGACAATTGAAAATTTTTGTCAAGGTTATGATATTATCAGCTATACTACATTTAAAAATTGCGGGATTGAGAAATTTTTTGTGAAGGTTATGATATTATCAGCTATACAACTATTTGGTCATATCGTTTTGTGTTTGAACGAAAATTTTCTAAGTTTAGAGGGTTGTGATGATTGTGAACGTTAGTGTCGAGgcgagaaaattgaaaaaaaaaatttggaggCAATTTTATCCGAAACTTTTACCAGACATTTTAAGTTAAAACTGAAATATTGAGGATCTTTTTGCAactatcccacattggagattATGGGTGACCATTCAGGTTTCGGTTCAAAATTGAAACCGAAccgaaattgaaaaataaaaaaaccaaacaccaaacttaaaaaattgaattaaaccGTAAAAATAATCGTACTGGAAGGTGCGGCTGGATCACCTCCTTTTCAGGGAGAGCTAATGCTTGTTGGGTATTTTGGTTTGCCACTGCTTCACACCCAAAACAAAAAGAActgaaattttatgaaatttcaaaaaactaaaaccaaaaaactgaaaaaaaacatatatatatatatatataatattatatatattattaaaatataatttggtttgcaggttttttataaaaaaaaatcgtctgaaccgaaccgaaaaataaaaaaaaatgaactgAATTTAAAACGTTTCGGTTTGATTCAGTTTGTAAATTATGTACTATATGAATGACACAACTAAAAAATTTTAACATATCGTGatctaatatttatatttttaaagatGTGACTACCAAATTTTATGATATACGTAAACCACTATTATTCCATTCCATTTTGAAAAGAAGAtagatatttataatttaatcatatatataaactagtgataaaataaaaactctaaatattgtataaattttaaattatgatctgaaccgttagaaaatgtcaataaataATAACATAAGAGTAACAagaaatgtcaatataatattAACATAGTATTAAtagttaatattttttattatttattaatatttttaataattcaatttataatttgaaatttgtaatatttagAGGTTGCATTTAATTATATGCTAGTCTAATTGTTCAATTATGGCCCAATAAAAGTTACGAGGCTCAATACTGGATTGCTACTCAGTATTTTATGGAGCACTATAATTTAGGAATCATCTTCCAAATTAAGCAAAGGCCCGGCTAACCCCTCCCTCTTccctcctccgccgcctccgccgccgccgtttCCCTCCGTCCAtatccttcttctccaaattttgaaaatatacatatcattcttcttcttcttcttcttcttcttcttcttcttctccaaattTCGAAATATCAAAACATGTTCCAAGGTATCAACACCAAAATTCTGAAACTTGAAGGTACTCTCTTCTTCTAATCTTTTAAATTAATCGCTAAAGCTTAGTATGGGTTGAGTTAATGTTGTCATGAACGAAAATCTGCCAATTCAAATTTGTTGTTGTAAATTGATGTTAGAATCAAGCCATAGGAATTGCGCTAAGCTTGTTattgagggggggggggggaatgaGCGCTAGTTTCTTACAACTTTTTTTTCGTATCTGTGATAGTTTCCCAGACAACTAAATCCCACTGATGATTCAGTTAATATGTAAACGGGGATTCAAATTTCCGTCCAAATCACATTCTTTCGCTTTAGTGCACCAACTAGCTTCAccaattacaaattacaaagaAAAATCGGTCTTCAAAGCTTCAATCAATCAGGGTGCTAAAGCCACCATTCTCTCTCCTCAAATTGTGTTGACGACTCTGCAAAACTGCCCTTCTGATTTAGTTGCTCTGAGCTTTTACCTGTGGTGTGCGCGTCAGCCTAATTACTTTCATGATAATCTTGGATTTGATCACATGGTGGGCGTGACATCAAATTTGACTGATAAATATGGGACTGTGAGAGTCATTATTGAGGAATTGGAGAGCATCGGTTGCTTCACAAAGGCACAGACTTTGTTGCTTTTGATGAGGATTTACTGGCGTGGAGCCATGTACGATATGGTATTACAGGCTTTTGAAGTGATGCGCGGCTATGGTTATGTACAGAATACTTACGCAAGAAACATTGTTGTCGATGTCTTGTTCAAGATTGGGGAGGTTGACGAAGCCCTCAGTTTTTTGGAGGGAACTCAGGCCCCAAATTTTCTGAGCTTCAACATTTCCATCTGTAACTTGTGCAGGCTCGGTGAGGTTGATAGAGTTAAAAGTGTCTTTAGGCGTATGTTGTCGAGAGGGTATTATATGAACCATGAGACCTATGCAGTGGTGTTGAATTGTTTCTGCAAATTTGGGAGGTTGGAGGAGGCATTGCAGCTGCTTGGAATGATGGTGGTTTTGGGTGCACCTGTTTCTGTAAATGTATGGAGCATATTGATTGATGGTTACTGCAGGTCGGGTTCAGTCGAGGTTGCAGCTTATATTCTTGAGAAAATGGTGGCTGTTGGTTGTTCACCAAACATCGTGACTTGCACATCATTGATCAAAGCATTTTTAGAATCTCAAATGGCTGAAGAAGCATTTAAGCTCCTTGCCACTCTAATATCCAAAGGTTGTTTCCCTGATCTTGTGCTGTGTAATGTATTGATTGATCGCCTATCTAAGATTGGGCATTACAAGAGTGCATTTGAAGTTTACTTTAGTTTGAGAGATCTAAGTTTAAAGCCGGATTGTTACACTTATTCGTCTCTTGTAACTCTAATGGATTTGTCTGGGCAGTGTGCTCATCTACCTTCCATTACGAGTGGACTTGCAGTGCAACCTGACCTGGTGCTCTGCAATTGCCTCCTAAGCTATTTTTGCAAGTCTGGTTATCCAGAGGGTTCTATCGAGTTCTATGATATAATGATAGACATAGGGTTTATACCAGACAAATATAGTTTTGCGGCAGTGTTGAGTGCGTTGTGCAGGTTGGGTAGATTGCATGATGCAGTGAATGTTTACCATGGATTTATTCACAACTATCCAGGTATCGATGCTCGCATCCACTCTATAGTCATTAACGCACTTGCAAAATCAGGTAGGTTTAATCAAGCTATGAGAATATTCAGGAAAGCTAGAGATGAAAAGTTCCCATTAGATGCTGTGTCATACAATGTTGCCATTTATATACTCATTAGAGTTGGTCGGATGGAGGAAGCTAACTGTACGTTTAACCAAATGAAGGAGATGGAGGTAGTGCCAAATAAGCGGACGTATAATCTGATACTCTCTGGTTTCTCCAAGAACAGTGATATCCATGCGGTTAAACACATCCTGAAGGAAATGAATGGTGCAAATATTGCAATGGAGTATCATGCATTCAGATTGATGAAAAAACATTTTTCTCACTCCTCCGACTCTGTTTTGTCTGACCTTGCTTTGGCAAATCGGAGGTTGCCTAGAGGGGACGAAGTGGTGTTGCCTAGAGTGGATGGAGTGGTGTTGGTAAATTGGCATGCATCAAATGATAATGTGAATGCCACGGACTCTGGAAGATCAAGCTCTGATGAGGAATTCGATGCTATTGTTTCTGTGTTGAGTTAGTGAAGGAACTTTTCAGATAAGCTATTGGCGACCAATAGCAACGGAGCCCCAGTGTCGACGAAAAGATTGGAGGTACTCAGAAAGGAATTGTAATTATCATTGATCTTGTATTCAATCAATAAGTtctcatttatatatttatatggcTAGAGacttttgtatttatttatttatattgcaGTATTGGTATGATGATGAAGCCTTTAGTAATAGTAGCCACACCAAGTCTATAGGCTCTTAAGGTtaattataccttcttcttcttggttgATTCAGATGGAGAATAGTTCTCATTCCGTTTTTCCTCTTGCCATATTACCCTTTACTGGCATCCGCTCAAGCTAAGATAATACAAGACGTGTGGTGGGAAAAGACGAGAATGCAGTGCATCAATCATAAGTATGATAAGCAGTGAACATCAGCATGTGGTATGCTTTCGGTTCATAAATTCTTGGTGCAGTTTTTTCTGAAACGTCTTACTTATGATATTGTTTTGTATGTGTAAGGTCGAACAAGCTTGCTCTGCACTTTCGAGTCTTGCTTCAGATGGTTCAGTAGCAATGCAACCTATTGAGAGTGTTGAAATCCACTGGCTCAAAGGAAGTTATCTGTCTTAAGCTATGGCCAAGTTAGCTTTTACATCAGATATTGTAGCTCAGAAAATGCGATATTTTGATGTCGCTTCAAGTTATTGTGTGGTCACAAGACGAGGACCATGAACCCTCGAGTCCAGTCAGCGACCAAGTTGTACGAATCAATGGTATTTTTACCACCTTTCGATCAATCTGCAGACGGGAGAGGGCATTGTTCTGCGACTTGCTACTGGCTGGCCGTCCGAGGTATCTACTCCCATCTTTCTTGTAATAAAGGAGATGAAAATATACATCAAACTCTAGGAGAATAAACAGGAGAGATTTCGGAATATGAGTTTTAATTGGCGGACCATGCACATTTTTGCAAGGAATATCTGTGATTATTTGGGACTTCGATTCAAAATGTGAAGAATTTAAGCATTGGAAGATTTCtctctctgttttttttttgccaaattCGGTATCTGTTATTGGCATTCATGTTAGTGGAGTATAATTTAGTAGTAATGCTATATTTTATCATTGTCATTCTTAATGATTTGATATGATaatttaacatacaaaatttcTCTGATTTGAATCTCCACTTATATGGATGATGAATGGATACACATTTTCCACCGACACAATTAGATATATATGTATGTTGGCGAGTATTATTTCATGCATGCAACGTGAATTATTTTAATACTACTCAACTAGTGACAAAAAGTAGAAAGATGAGTTGGATTTTTTTAATAGATGAATAGTAGTCTACTAcaatatttgtttatttatttattttaattgattagTTTGGATGCCGAAACTGATTAAACTTAACCATAAATTAGTTGTTCTTAGATTTTCCAAAATTGGATTGGTTTGAGATTATCCAAAAAGAACGTCAAAACTAATCATGATGACACTATTTATCTCTCTAATCGAACAACATTTATAAAACTCAATATTATCCAATCTATCAAACAACACCAACATCTTACTATTCCTTGAGTAGTGTGTAATACCCAAATTTTCCATGTCTTCGTAAAATGATAATTAAGGTTTATGAACTAGATTTTAAGCTATAGAGTTTTAGAGttttatttaatattgaaaTCTTATAGTAAGTTTCAATAGCTAGTTCACCTAAGTTATGGGCATGCTTAGTAATTTTGTGATAAGTTTGTATATGAGAAAAAAAAGGTTTATTTCTTTTCTCCTTAAGGATTAGGAGTAAGACACctaagggtgtccacaatgggggagccgcggcccgcggcccCCCATTACAAAGGCCGAGAGCCGGGGGTGAGGCGAGAATCGTGGCTGAGCCACGGCCGCGGCCCTCCCATTGCAAAGGCCGCGAATTGCGGCTGGGCCGCggaaattagttttttttttttttttcgaaattttgttataaatatacactctcacttccattttttcacttcattctacacttcaaatcccttcattttacactctcaaacactacaaaaaatgcaaggtggagCCTCGGGATACGGCAACTTCCCCAATCAGACGTGGAGTCCGCACTCGCACGGGCGAGCGCGGCGACACCGCACCCTTCAACACCGACCGCGGCGTTGACTCAAACACTGGAGGTGCAAATGATG from Salvia splendens isolate huo1 chromosome 15, SspV2, whole genome shotgun sequence encodes the following:
- the LOC121769110 gene encoding phospholipase A I-like isoform X1 codes for the protein MSWGLGWKRPTEVFHLTLSYGQDVETIEEVSPRSSQSSSVFSGSSPSSQEDAAAAALVANSSANPDQLGFKIELDWNASDGDDQVALKLQSQVMVALPTPQDTVEVELTERVQDGDHEVDLENGEGERMGTVGVEMRVVKRREPLKGVIMWKAAGSGQQTDGGMGVLVKLMRLNFANGVADAVAVGSECADHWRNVSVVSLCGLGLSALPVEITRLPLLEKLYLDNNKLSVLPPEVGELKHLKVLAVDYNMLVSVPVELRQCAGLLELSLEQNKLVRPILDFRAMSELRVLRLFGNPLEFLPDILPLNELRHLSLANIRIVADENLVTLDVQIEMENSSYFVASRHKLSAFFSLVFRFSSCHHPLLASALAKIMQDEGNRVVVGKDENAVRQLISMISSENQHVVEQACSALSNLTSDSSVAMQLMKSDIMQPIERVLKSTGSKEVISVLQVMVKLAFTSDIVAQKMLTKDILKSLKLLCAHKNPEVQRLALFAIGNFAFCLENRRALVTSESLHELLLRLTTAPEPGVCKAAARALAILGENEILRRAIRGRQIPKRGLRILTMDGGGMKGLATVKMLKEIEKGTGKQIHELFDLICGTSTGGMLAVALGIKSMSLEKCEEIYKELGKLVFAEPVFKENEAATWREKLDQLYKSSSQSFRVVVHGSKHSADQFEKLLKEMCAEEDGDLLIESAVKKVPKVFVVSTLVSVAPAQPFIFRNYQYPVGTPELSFAVSENLINGGQGVATTGAQVGYKRNAYIGSCKHLVWQAIRASSAAPYYLDDFSDGIYRWQDGAIVANNPTIFAIREAQLLWPDLKIDCLVSIGCGSVPTKVRKGGWRYLDTGQVLIESACSVDRVEEALTTLLPMLPDVQYFRFNPVDERCDMELDETDPAIWLKLEGATEEYIKNNSMAFKNLAERLLESTLDDKFPDSVKSQLRAKVSNDNTACLGWRRGVLLIEASNSPDSGRVFHHARSLETFCANNGIRLSLVNGAFGTIKAASGSAFPTPFISPLFTGSFPSTPLVYSPDTGTQRGGRIDLVPPLSLDGLHSAKSTASSPESPPKRRQLAMPILSLHEKIQNSLQVGVVHLALQNDTQGSILCWQNDVFVVAEPGELAEKFLQNVKYSLLSMMKGRKRKYTSVITNISTVADLVSCRPYFQIGGVVHRYIGRQTQVMEDDQEIGAYMFRRTVPSMHLTPEDVRCMVGSWRDRIIIFTGIHGPTRAMTKAFLDSGAKAVICPSSEPEELQLTSFYGAGEFSSYENGKFEIGYEEGEDEDPEPSSPVSDWEDSEPDKNGEPPTSLWDDDEKELSQFVSRLYESMFQGGARVDVALKRVLASHKSLRYSCHLSSKP
- the LOC121769110 gene encoding phospholipase A I-like isoform X2; its protein translation is MSWGLGWKRPTEVFHLTLSYGQDVETIEEVSPRSSQSSSVFSGSSPSSQEDAAAAALVANSSANPDQLGFKIELDWNASDGDDQVALKLQSQVMVALPTPQDTVEVELTERVQDGDHEVDLENGEGERMGTVGVEMRVVKRREPLKGVIMWKAAGSGQQTDGGMGVLVKLMRLNFANGVADAVAVGSECADHWRNVSVVSLCGLGLSALPVEITRLPLLEKLYLDNNKLSVLPPEVGELKHLKVLAVDYNMLVSVPVELRQCAGLLELSLEQNKLVRPILDFRAMSELRVLRLFGNPLEFLPDILPLNELRHLSLANIRIVADENLVTLDVQIEMENSSYFVASRHKLSAFFSLVFRFSSCHHPLLASALAKIMQDEGNRVVVGKDENAVRQLISMISSENQHVVEQACSALSNLTSDSSVAMQLMKSDIMQPIERVLKSTGSKEVISVLQVMVKLAFTSDIVAQKMLTKDILKSLKLLCAHKNPEVQRLALFAIGNFAFCLENRRALVTSESLHELLLRLTTAPEPGVCKAAARALAILGENEILRRAIRGRQIPKRGLRILTMDGGGMKGLATVKMLKEIEKGTGKQIHELFDLICGTSTGGMLAVALGIKSMSLEKCEEIYKELGKLVFAEPVFKENEAATWREKLDQLYKSSSQSFRVVVHGSKHSADQFEKLLKEMCAEEDGDLLIESAVKKVPKVFVVSTLVSVAPAQPFIFRNYQYPVGTPELSFAVSENLINGGQGVATTGAQVGYKRNAYIGSCKHLVWQAIRASSAAPYYLDDFSDGIYRWQDGAIVANNPTIFAIREAQLLWPDLKIDCLVSIGCGSVPTKVRKGGWRYLDTGQVLIESACSVDRVEEALTTLLPMLPDVQYFRFNPVDERCDMELDETDPAIWLKLEGATEEYIKNNSMAFKNLAERLLESTLDDKFPDSVKSQLRAKVSNDNTACLGWRRGVLLIEASNSPDSGRVFHHARSLETFCANNGIRLSLVNGAFGTIKAASGSAFPTPFISPLFTGSFPSTPLVYSPDTGTQRGGRIDLVPPLSLDGLHSAKSTASSPESPPKRRQLAMPILSLHEKIQNSLQLAE